One genomic region from Osmerus mordax isolate fOsmMor3 chromosome 4, fOsmMor3.pri, whole genome shotgun sequence encodes:
- the syt8 gene encoding synaptotagmin VIII isoform X1 — protein sequence MPPQSHPTKARIPTTTASHSNSTSAPTSIIPDFISQLLDKIPLPRWAIYTIAAVILFLFLVCILCICAKCCCKSKKKQKKKDKQMDLKGLKETSTSALVQPGADDAVYGSTKEPRGQLLYSLEYNSPQSELTVGIKEARGLKAMDTGGTSDPYVKVYISPSKSKTCETKVFRKTLNPIFNELFTFKIPMAELNECTAVMQVFDFNKFTKHCIIGEIRLQLSTVDWNHVIEEWRDLTEASKFDNENLGEICFSLRYVPTASKLTVVILEAKNLKSMDPGGSSDPYVKVQLTLDKKKWKRKKTSVKKNTLNPYFNESFDFEVSFNQIKRVHLVIAVWDYDKMTRNDAIGKIFLGCDASGNQLRHWADMLSSPRRPVAQWHTLLSAQQVDSTLSLKRAIKIPFMDKS from the exons ATGCCTCCCCAGTCCCACCCAACTAAAGCCAGAATCCCCACAACCACAGCCTCCCACTCTAACAGCACCTCTGCTCCCACCTCTATCATCCCTGACTTTATTTCTCAACTCCTGGACAAAATCCCTT TGCCAAGATGGGCGATCTATACAATAGCTGCCGTGATCCTCTTCTTGTTTCTGGTCTGTATTTTGTGTATCTGTGCCAAATGCTGCTGCAAGAGTAAaaagaaacagaagaagaaagacaAGCAGATGGATCTGAAAGGCCTGAAGGAAACCTCAACCTCTGCACTG GTCCAGCCTGGGGCAGATGATGCGGTCTACGGATCGACCAAGGAACCAAGAGGACAGCTTCTCTACTCCCTGGAATACAACTCACCCCAGTccgag CTCACTGTGGGGATAAAAGAAGCTAGAGGGTTGAAAGCCATGGACACGGGGGGAACTTCTGACCCTTATGTTAAGGTCTACATCAGCCCCTCCAAGTCCAAAACATGCGAGACCAAGGTCTTTAGGAAAACCCTAAACCCAATTTTCAATGAACTCTTCACATTTAAG ATCCCCATGGCAGAGCTGAACGAGTGCACAGCAGTCATGCAGGTCTTTGACTTCAACAAGTTCACCAAACACTGCATCATAGGCGAGATCCGGTTGCAGCTCAGCACCGTCGACTGGAATCACGTCATCGAGGAATGGCGAGATCTGACGGAAGCGTCCAAGTTTGAT AACGAGAACCTGGGAGAGATATGTTTCTCCTTGCGCTACGTCCCCACTGCCAGCAAGCTAACTGTTGTCATCCTAGAGGCCAAAAACCTGAAGTCTATGGATCCAGGCGGGTCATCAG ATCCTTACGTGAAAGTGCAGCTCACTTTAGATAAGAAGaagtggaagagaaagaagacaTCGGTTAAGAAGAACACTCTGAATCCCTACTTCAACGAGTCTTTTGACTTTGAGGTGTCGTTTAATCAAATCAAA AGGGTTCATCTGGTGATCGCCGTATGGGATTACGACAAGATGACGCGAAATGACGCTATCGGCAAGATCTTTCTGGGGTGCGACGCGTCTGGGAACCAGCTGAGACACTGGGCAGACATGCTGTCCAGCCCTCGCAGGCCCGTGGCTCAGTGGCACACGCTGCTGTCAGCCCAGCAGGTGGACAGCACCCTGTCTCTCAAACGCGCCATAAAGATCCCGTTCATGGATAAGAGTTAA
- the syt8 gene encoding synaptotagmin VIII isoform X2, with protein MPRWAIYTIAAVILFLFLVCILCICAKCCCKSKKKQKKKDKQMDLKGLKETSTSALVQPGADDAVYGSTKEPRGQLLYSLEYNSPQSELTVGIKEARGLKAMDTGGTSDPYVKVYISPSKSKTCETKVFRKTLNPIFNELFTFKIPMAELNECTAVMQVFDFNKFTKHCIIGEIRLQLSTVDWNHVIEEWRDLTEASKFDNENLGEICFSLRYVPTASKLTVVILEAKNLKSMDPGGSSDPYVKVQLTLDKKKWKRKKTSVKKNTLNPYFNESFDFEVSFNQIKRVHLVIAVWDYDKMTRNDAIGKIFLGCDASGNQLRHWADMLSSPRRPVAQWHTLLSAQQVDSTLSLKRAIKIPFMDKS; from the exons A TGCCAAGATGGGCGATCTATACAATAGCTGCCGTGATCCTCTTCTTGTTTCTGGTCTGTATTTTGTGTATCTGTGCCAAATGCTGCTGCAAGAGTAAaaagaaacagaagaagaaagacaAGCAGATGGATCTGAAAGGCCTGAAGGAAACCTCAACCTCTGCACTG GTCCAGCCTGGGGCAGATGATGCGGTCTACGGATCGACCAAGGAACCAAGAGGACAGCTTCTCTACTCCCTGGAATACAACTCACCCCAGTccgag CTCACTGTGGGGATAAAAGAAGCTAGAGGGTTGAAAGCCATGGACACGGGGGGAACTTCTGACCCTTATGTTAAGGTCTACATCAGCCCCTCCAAGTCCAAAACATGCGAGACCAAGGTCTTTAGGAAAACCCTAAACCCAATTTTCAATGAACTCTTCACATTTAAG ATCCCCATGGCAGAGCTGAACGAGTGCACAGCAGTCATGCAGGTCTTTGACTTCAACAAGTTCACCAAACACTGCATCATAGGCGAGATCCGGTTGCAGCTCAGCACCGTCGACTGGAATCACGTCATCGAGGAATGGCGAGATCTGACGGAAGCGTCCAAGTTTGAT AACGAGAACCTGGGAGAGATATGTTTCTCCTTGCGCTACGTCCCCACTGCCAGCAAGCTAACTGTTGTCATCCTAGAGGCCAAAAACCTGAAGTCTATGGATCCAGGCGGGTCATCAG ATCCTTACGTGAAAGTGCAGCTCACTTTAGATAAGAAGaagtggaagagaaagaagacaTCGGTTAAGAAGAACACTCTGAATCCCTACTTCAACGAGTCTTTTGACTTTGAGGTGTCGTTTAATCAAATCAAA AGGGTTCATCTGGTGATCGCCGTATGGGATTACGACAAGATGACGCGAAATGACGCTATCGGCAAGATCTTTCTGGGGTGCGACGCGTCTGGGAACCAGCTGAGACACTGGGCAGACATGCTGTCCAGCCCTCGCAGGCCCGTGGCTCAGTGGCACACGCTGCTGTCAGCCCAGCAGGTGGACAGCACCCTGTCTCTCAAACGCGCCATAAAGATCCCGTTCATGGATAAGAGTTAA
- the cdhr5b gene encoding cadherin-related family member 5 isoform X1, with translation MEKKFSLRSMLSFLLLFWLNKSHAQDICSWTNPSVKENNPVNVVVTTITTSPGVILQLTDPINSNFSLSGSDVIANIVLDYEETKFQRVGILCNMTFSQTMIIFIENMNDNPPVFAQSQYSLSVKELTPVDTSVGTISATDRDDDRLFYTLDPDKAGFKLRGINTADIMVQSVLDYDTVKSVSLTLYVQDTPPGGAPGGGLSFTASATILVTIQDIDNRPPWFQPCTSTVVGTAKICVSHGYSGQVNLTVQEVGALSLQPGPVYAIDGDSGINEEITYSFLSGNEAGIFEINANSGNITMKKPVDLPGPLVLTVLAMQQVDSDKFATATVTLEVVKKSLNLPMFTQPEYEGFISEDAGQGSMVLAGRGSTTPLRVLAADKDFADGVNPDVRYEVLGTTDFSATPQGFILLAKDLSPGTVTIQLRAVDSSNEESSTAPLVVEVTPGIPTTTTATTSSTDMPPTSVDVTSDTTHVPNSSTSNPSMTSQDSLTSTLSARTESPTEGVLGTGGDGYSVVDMVALGVSLAVLLVICMVVIGLLVLHLQKGKAAWRKLSEASIFRSSLGAGSGGAKEGVQYTNEGFQKDDDASSTGSHVPDEVDVRRGSGPGARAVELPQEEVVPRASAPLHALLPDSSSLDGSDPADSEREVKPILTKERRVEEGYKSVWFKEDIDPNAKEEVVIIPNNADRDGDDEESLGGGEEEDDLPRSTPKVFFTNADVDSGLEGQSNQESDDDEIQISDL, from the exons ATGGAGAAGAAGTTTTCTTTGCGGAGCATGTTGAGTTTTCTGCTTCTGTTTTGGCTCAACAAATCCCACGCCCAAGACA TTTGCTCATGGACAAATCCTTCCGTTAAAGAGAACAACCCTGTGAATGTTGTTGTCACGACGATCACCACCTCTCCAGGGGTCATCCTCCAGCTCACTGACCCCATCAACAGCAACTTCTCTCTGAGCGGGAGTGATGTGATTGCAAACATAGTTTTGGACTATGAG GAAACTAAATTCCAAAGAGTTGGAATTCTATGCAATATGACA TTTTCCCAAACCATGATCATATTTATTGAAAATATGAATGATAATCCACCGGTCTTTGCACAAAGCCAGTACTCTCTGAGTGTCAAAGAG CTGACACCTGTTGATACGTCTGTTGGTACAATTTCTGCCACCGACAGAGATGATGATCGCCTCTTCTACACCCTGGATCCAGACAAA GCTGGCTTTAAACTGCGAGGAATCAACACTGCTGATATTATGGTGCAGAGTGTTTTAGACTATGATACCGTCAAAAGTGTGTCGCTTACACTATATGTTCAG GACactccaccagggggcgcccCGGGGGGCGGACTCTCATTCACAGCCTCGGCCACCATCCTCGTCACCATACAAGACATTGACAACCGCCCTCCGTGGTTCCAGCCCTGCACCTCCACCGTCGTGGGCACAGCCAAGATCTGCGTCAGCCACGGATACTCAGGCCAGGTCAACCTCACAGTCCAGGAG GTTGGTGCGTTGTCCTTACAACCTGGACCAGTGTATGCCATTGATGGAGACTCTGGTATAAACGAGGAGATAACATATAGTTTTCTAAGTG GGAACGAGGCGGGCATATTTGAAATCAATGCAAACAGTGGGAACATCACGATGAAAAAGCCAGTGGACTTACCTGGCCCTCTGGTTCTAACAGTCCTG GCCATGCAGCAAGTGGACAGCGATAAGTTTGCGACCGCCACAGTTACCCTGGAAGTTGTGAAGAAGAGTTTGAACCTGCCTATGTTCACCCAGCCAGAGTACGAGGGTTTCATCTCAGAGGACGCCGGCCAGGGCAGCATGGTCCTGGCCGGGAGAGGCTCCACCACGCCGCTGAGAGTCCTGGCAGCCGACAAGGACTTTGCAGAC GGAGTGAACCCAGATGTGAGGTATGAAGTTCTCGGGACAACAGACTTCTCTGCCACTCCGCAAGGCTTCATCCTGTTGGCCAAAGACCTCAGTCCAGGAACTGTGACCATACAA TTAAGAGCTGTTGACTCATCAAATGAAGAATCAAGCACGGCACCATTAGTCGTAGAGGTTACTCCAG GAATTCCAACCACAACCACGGCAACCACATCCTCCACAGACATGCCGCCCACGTCCGTAGACGTGACCAGTGACACCACACATGTACCTAACTCCTCCACCTCTAACCCCAGCATGACCTCTCAAGACAGTCTCACTTCCACCTTATCAGCCCGTACAGAGAGTCCTACAG AGGGTGTCCTGGGGACGGGGGGAGATGGGTACAGTGTGGTGGACATGGTGGCGCTGGGGGTCAGTCTCGCCGTCCTCCTGGTCATCTGCATGGTGGTCATTGGACTCCTCGTTCTTCACCTCCAGAAGGGAAAAGCAGCCTGGAGGAAACTGTCTGAAGCCAGCATCTTCCGCAGCTCT CTGGGAGCGGGCTCCGGCGGGGCCAAGGAGGGGGTGCAGTACACCAACGAGGGCTTCCAGAAGGACGATGACGCCAGCAGCACCGGCTCACACGTCCCAGACGAGGTGGACGTCCGGCGAGGAAGCGGCCCGGGGGCAAGGGCAGTGGAACTGCCCCAGGAGGAGGTGGTCCCGAGGGCCTCGGCCCCGCTGCACGCCCTGCTCCCTGACAGCAGCAGCCTGGACGGATCAGACCCGGCGGACagcgagagggaggtgaagcccATCCTCACCAAGGagcggagggtggaggaggggtacaAGTCTGTCTGGTTCAAAGAGGACATCGACCCCAACGCCAAGGAGGAGGTGGTCATCATCCCTAACAACGCGGACCGGGACGGGGATGATGAGGAGTCtctgggaggtggggaggaggaagatgatttGCCACGCTCGACTCCGAAGGTGTTCTTTACTAACGCTGATGTGGACAGTGGACTTGAGGGTCAAAGTAACCAGGAGTCCGATGATGATGAGATTCAAATATCTGACCTCTAA
- the LOC136942301 gene encoding cytosolic 5'-nucleotidase 1A has protein sequence MCSIVRNTDVEQRSSQAVVVAVSSQAVFDSETEQDPGLPDLLKKGPAFSFIEAVQQVNKKLLDKNPAETLLFDVILLSNYSKDTNSKIIASVKHYGLAIGRFCFCNKDDNVESLQSSDAKLFLSTDRNDVFQASQQGVPSALLFHQQAWEQQASGQQASGQQASGQQAWGQQASGHQASGQQAWGQQASGQQASGQQASGHQASGQQAWGQQASGQQASGQQASGQQASGQQASGQQAWKELKVVFSGDALGFSQDDLSSLRGQGLTEPQLQSLKAAKDLVKEFAVQMGEMRSRFGLVGSPLRAGLVTVWGSRDVCARALLTLRGWGLLVDEVFCLAGAPPSPILRLLQPHVHCVDGLLLAPGGATLGGGRGGEMA, from the exons ATGTGTTCAATCGTGCGCAATACCGATGTTGAACAG AGGTCATCTCAAGCCGTTGTTGTCGCAGTGTCATCCCAAGCTGTCTTTGACTCAGAGACAGAACAAGACCCAGGTTTACCAGACCTTCTGAAAAAGGGGCCAGCGTTCTCGTTCATCGAG GCAGTGCAGCAAGTGAACAAAAAACTGTTGGACAAAAATCCAGCAGAAACTTTgctgtttgatgtgatcctGTTATCTAATTACAGCAAGGACACCAACTCAAAGATCATTGCCAGTGTCAAGCATTATG GTCTTGCTATCGGCAGGTTTTGCTTTTGTAACAAAGATGACAACGTAGAGAGCTTACAATCAAGCGACGCAAAGCTGTTCTTGTCAACGGACAGAAATGATGTGTTCCAGGCTTCACAACAAG GTGTTCCCTCTGCACTTCTGTTCCATCAGCAGGCCTGGGAGCAGCAGGCCTCAGGGCAGCAGGCCTCGGGGCAGCAGGCCTCGGGGCAGCaggcctgggggcagcaggCCTCGGGGCATCAGGCCTCGGGGCAGCaggcctgggggcagcaggCCTCGGGGCAGCAGGCCTCGGGGCAGCAGGCCTCGGGGCATCAGGCCTCGGGGCAGCaggcctgggggcagcaggCCTCGGGGCAGCAGGCCTCAGGGCAGCAGGCCTCAGGGCAGCAGGCCTCAGGGCAGCAGGCCTCAGGGCAGCAGGCCTGGAAGGAGCTCAAAGTCGTGTTCTCAGGCGACGCCCTCGGCTTCTCCCAGGACGACCTCTCCAGTCTGAGAGGACAGGGCTTGACTGAGCCACAGCTGCAGTCTCTCAAAGCTGCCAAG GACTTGGTGAAGGAGTTTGCCGTGCAGATGGGTGAGATGAGGAGCAGGTTTGGGCTGGTGGGCAGCCCCCTGCGGGCTGGCCTGGTGACGGTGTGGGGCTCCAGGGACGTGTGTGCCCGGGCCCTGCTGACCCTGCGGGGCTGGGGCCTGTTGGTGGACGAGGTTTTCTGCCTGGCTGGAGCTCCACCCAGCCCAATCCTGCGCCTGCTGCAGCCACACGTCCACTGCGTGGACGGCTTGCTCCTTGCACCAGGGGGCGCCacgctggggggagggaggggtggagagatggcgTGA
- the cdhr5b gene encoding cadherin-related family member 5 isoform X2, with protein sequence MEKKFSLRSMLSFLLLFWLNKSHAQDICSWTNPSVKENNPVNVVVTTITTSPGVILQLTDPINSNFSLSGSDVIANIVLDYEETKFQRVGILCNMTFSQTMIIFIENMNDNPPVFAQSQYSLSVKELTPVDTSVGTISATDRDDDRLFYTLDPDKAGFKLRGINTADIMVQSVLDYDTVKSVSLTLYVQDTPPGGAPGGGLSFTASATILVTIQDIDNRPPWFQPCTSTVVGTAKICVSHGYSGQVNLTVQEVGALSLQPGPVYAIDGDSGINEEITYSFLSGNEAGIFEINANSGNITMKKPVDLPGPLVLTVLAMQQVDSDKFATATVTLEVVKKSLNLPMFTQPEYEGFISEDAGQGSMVLAGRGSTTPLRVLAADKDFADGVNPDVRYEVLGTTDFSATPQGFILLAKDLSPGTVTIQLRAVDSSNEESSTAPLVVEVTPEGVLGTGGDGYSVVDMVALGVSLAVLLVICMVVIGLLVLHLQKGKAAWRKLSEASIFRSSLGAGSGGAKEGVQYTNEGFQKDDDASSTGSHVPDEVDVRRGSGPGARAVELPQEEVVPRASAPLHALLPDSSSLDGSDPADSEREVKPILTKERRVEEGYKSVWFKEDIDPNAKEEVVIIPNNADRDGDDEESLGGGEEEDDLPRSTPKVFFTNADVDSGLEGQSNQESDDDEIQISDL encoded by the exons ATGGAGAAGAAGTTTTCTTTGCGGAGCATGTTGAGTTTTCTGCTTCTGTTTTGGCTCAACAAATCCCACGCCCAAGACA TTTGCTCATGGACAAATCCTTCCGTTAAAGAGAACAACCCTGTGAATGTTGTTGTCACGACGATCACCACCTCTCCAGGGGTCATCCTCCAGCTCACTGACCCCATCAACAGCAACTTCTCTCTGAGCGGGAGTGATGTGATTGCAAACATAGTTTTGGACTATGAG GAAACTAAATTCCAAAGAGTTGGAATTCTATGCAATATGACA TTTTCCCAAACCATGATCATATTTATTGAAAATATGAATGATAATCCACCGGTCTTTGCACAAAGCCAGTACTCTCTGAGTGTCAAAGAG CTGACACCTGTTGATACGTCTGTTGGTACAATTTCTGCCACCGACAGAGATGATGATCGCCTCTTCTACACCCTGGATCCAGACAAA GCTGGCTTTAAACTGCGAGGAATCAACACTGCTGATATTATGGTGCAGAGTGTTTTAGACTATGATACCGTCAAAAGTGTGTCGCTTACACTATATGTTCAG GACactccaccagggggcgcccCGGGGGGCGGACTCTCATTCACAGCCTCGGCCACCATCCTCGTCACCATACAAGACATTGACAACCGCCCTCCGTGGTTCCAGCCCTGCACCTCCACCGTCGTGGGCACAGCCAAGATCTGCGTCAGCCACGGATACTCAGGCCAGGTCAACCTCACAGTCCAGGAG GTTGGTGCGTTGTCCTTACAACCTGGACCAGTGTATGCCATTGATGGAGACTCTGGTATAAACGAGGAGATAACATATAGTTTTCTAAGTG GGAACGAGGCGGGCATATTTGAAATCAATGCAAACAGTGGGAACATCACGATGAAAAAGCCAGTGGACTTACCTGGCCCTCTGGTTCTAACAGTCCTG GCCATGCAGCAAGTGGACAGCGATAAGTTTGCGACCGCCACAGTTACCCTGGAAGTTGTGAAGAAGAGTTTGAACCTGCCTATGTTCACCCAGCCAGAGTACGAGGGTTTCATCTCAGAGGACGCCGGCCAGGGCAGCATGGTCCTGGCCGGGAGAGGCTCCACCACGCCGCTGAGAGTCCTGGCAGCCGACAAGGACTTTGCAGAC GGAGTGAACCCAGATGTGAGGTATGAAGTTCTCGGGACAACAGACTTCTCTGCCACTCCGCAAGGCTTCATCCTGTTGGCCAAAGACCTCAGTCCAGGAACTGTGACCATACAA TTAAGAGCTGTTGACTCATCAAATGAAGAATCAAGCACGGCACCATTAGTCGTAGAGGTTACTCCAG AGGGTGTCCTGGGGACGGGGGGAGATGGGTACAGTGTGGTGGACATGGTGGCGCTGGGGGTCAGTCTCGCCGTCCTCCTGGTCATCTGCATGGTGGTCATTGGACTCCTCGTTCTTCACCTCCAGAAGGGAAAAGCAGCCTGGAGGAAACTGTCTGAAGCCAGCATCTTCCGCAGCTCT CTGGGAGCGGGCTCCGGCGGGGCCAAGGAGGGGGTGCAGTACACCAACGAGGGCTTCCAGAAGGACGATGACGCCAGCAGCACCGGCTCACACGTCCCAGACGAGGTGGACGTCCGGCGAGGAAGCGGCCCGGGGGCAAGGGCAGTGGAACTGCCCCAGGAGGAGGTGGTCCCGAGGGCCTCGGCCCCGCTGCACGCCCTGCTCCCTGACAGCAGCAGCCTGGACGGATCAGACCCGGCGGACagcgagagggaggtgaagcccATCCTCACCAAGGagcggagggtggaggaggggtacaAGTCTGTCTGGTTCAAAGAGGACATCGACCCCAACGCCAAGGAGGAGGTGGTCATCATCCCTAACAACGCGGACCGGGACGGGGATGATGAGGAGTCtctgggaggtggggaggaggaagatgatttGCCACGCTCGACTCCGAAGGTGTTCTTTACTAACGCTGATGTGGACAGTGGACTTGAGGGTCAAAGTAACCAGGAGTCCGATGATGATGAGATTCAAATATCTGACCTCTAA